The DNA segment AAGCTGCGAAGTAGGGACGTTTTATCGCTCAGTCGAGGCACGTACTTGCGGAAACAGTTAACGACTCCAAGCATCCTGCGTACTGCATTTTTGTCATTCGGGTGTGGCATAGCCTGAATGCTTGAAATTAGATCAGAACTCGGCAGTATGTCAAGTTCACTGATGACGTCTCCAAGAAATGTTATTTTCTTCACACCGAAGGCACACTTCTCACGGTTGAACGTAAGACCAGCTTCATCTGCCCTTCTCAGTGCTGCTCGCAAGCGCTcatcatgctgctgcttgctgttgccacAGATTAGCACGCCGTCCACATATACATGAACCCCTGGCAGGCCGTCGAAGATCTCTGCGAGCGTCTTCTGGAAGACCTCACTAGCAGACGAAATACCGAAAGGGAGCCGAAGGAATCGGTAGCGGCCGAACGGAGTCGCAAACGTGCATATCCGCGACGTGGCTTCATATAACGGTATCTGGTGGAATCCGGAGTTGGCGTCAAGGCGGGAAAACAGTCGCGCCCCTGACAATTCGCACTCAATGTCTTCACGTCGGGGCATATGGTAGTGCTCACGCATGATGTGCTTGTTAATTTCTCTTGGGTCCATGCACACCCGGAGGCTTCCATTCTTTTTGCGAACTATGACCAAGGGACTTACCCATTCGGTGGGCTCGTCTACCCTTTTGATGATAGACGCCTTCTCCATGCGGTTGAGCTCTTCACGTAGTGGTTCCCTTAGTGAGAAGGGTACCCTCCTAGCTGGTTGTACCACTGGAACCGCACCGGGCCGCAGGACCATCTTGTAGTGTCGTTTGACGCAGCCGGTTCCACTGAAAAGGTGCGGGGCCGTTTGCTCTGGTGTTTCATGCCCATTTTGCTCGTTAACGGCATCGACAACTGTTGGGATGAGGCTAAATTGCAGGCACGTGTTAAAGCCAAGGATTGCTTGTCGGCCCTTTTTCACGATAAAAAAATCCGTCTCGTGCTTGGATTTGTTCAGGAGCAGTAATGCTGTGGCGACACCCACGTGCTTGATAACGCTGTTATTGTAGGCAGTAAGAACCGCTGTACTCTTGCGCAGGGGCTTTGTACTGCAGATGCGTCGAAAGATGCTGAGGGGAAGAAGGTTTGCCTGGGAGCCCGTGTCAACTTTGAAACTGATGACGCATCCGGCAATCTGGCCTTGCATTGTCCAATCTAGCCCTGCTTGCCTGTTGACACCACATATGCTGACGTCCAAAACTTGGAAGTTTTCATCGCTTTATACCTCTTCCTGTATTTGGTTGACTTGGCGACTTCTGCAGCACAACGAGAAATGATTCATTCTGTTGCAAGTGTAGCAGCGCTTCCCGTAAGCTGGACATTTTCGCGGCGCGTGCGCCTGGTTGCACTGCTTGCATCGAATCCGCCTTTCTTTACCAGGCTGGTTTCTTACGGCGTAGTCAACGTGGACGTCGCCTTTGGACCAGGTAGCATTTTGCTGCGCGGCAATCTCCACTGCCTTACACATCTCTTCTGCTTTCTGCATTGTGAGACTCTTATCTCGTAGCATTTTTTCTCTGAGCGGGGTACTATTAGTGCCGAAAACAATCTGGTCTCGTACCATGGATTCTTCAAGGCCACCAGAATTGCAGAGCTTAGCTTGCGTTCTGAGGTCTCGTGCAAAGGGCTCAAATGGCTCGGACTCACCTTGCACCCGCATACGAAATACGTGCCTCTCGTagacttcgttttctttttcgtcgAAGTAAGTGTCAAATTTCTTGAGCAGTGTGTCGTAATCATCTTTGGACTCATCTTTCGCGTAGCTGAAGTTGTTGTAGATGTCCAGTGCCTCGTCGCCGGCAGCGCTTAGAAGGATCGCTGCTTTGACCACTGCTGACCTTGGGGTGGCGGTCGACGTCGCTGTCAGGAACAGTTGCAGCTTCTGCTTGAATATTAGCCTGTTTCTTCTGACATTCCCAGTCAACTGAAGTGGTCCCGGCGGTTTCACGATGCCCATTGCTTCGGCTGCTTGAAAAATCCAGCTGGGCACACcgggccacttctgacaccatgcatCGATCGCTTCATGCAGAGTCGCGACACATCAGTAGCTAGGCCAGAAAAGACGCCTGGTCCTTTATTACGCATAGATTTATAGCTGCGACTGCAGCGAGGGaaagggaaaggaagaaggggcgtTGGCACGTAACCAGGCCGCTTGCTTGATAGCCATATCTCATACAGtcgcaaaaagaaaacacacagaaTAGAGTTTCTTATGACACCTGTTTTGAGTTAGTGATAACAGCTTAAACATCACACATGTACGAATAAGACGCAGCCATGAACTTTTCGTTGCCAGGGCAGCATGCGAGACGCAAAAATGCAAAATTTTTTATGCAAAATAGTTTATAGCTTCCGACTCGATGCTTGGTAAAGATTGACGAAAGTAAGGGACTGCAGATatcggtagttttcatttcgaagTGAGGCTACGGACGACGGAAAGAATGGAATGAACTGGAGCGACAGGTCAACGATATGAAGATCCAATTCAGACTACGGTATAAAATGAAGTGCGATAACGTGACCACGACAACTTCGCCTGGTCATAAAAAAATTTCACGACGACAGGAGCGAcgaatcaaatctttattttattctttggatTCCTAAGGTGAATCCACACCCCACCCCAATGATCCCTGCCGAAAATTTCCATACAACGGAGAAAGCGGATCCATACGTACAGAATTATGGAACTACGGACTCCACAGTGTACGGGTATCCGCGTTCATCCGTACTTGACGGATTCTTATGGACCTCCGCCTGTTATGGACTCCgtacagttgaactgaacggactCCACAGCAGTCCGTAAGCGGTGGACTCCACATATTTGTGCGGGCTCCGCACTACCATGTGGAGGGCGATTCAGCCCGGATTACAATTGCACACTGTGAAAATGCAACAGCATGCATGCAGCTTTTAGCAATATGAGGCAGCTATACAGTTCTATATTCGTATTGATTATTATTTGCAGAAGTAAAGATTCACAGTGAGACTGAAATATGTACAGTATATAGACAAAATTTTGTGGGATGcagatttgagaaaaaaaaattatttctgcattGTCTCAATATGCAGTCTGCTGGTATTTTTGCAAATGGAGCACGCATGTGCCCTCATGATCCAATGATTTTGATTGCCTTGCTTCgcctaaagaaatatttttctgcaaaCCCACATCATGCAAACTTCTCTCCATATATGACTCTACATGTATGTGTTGACATGCATGAACAGCACTCACTACCAGTGTAAGTGCTGCTAAAATGTACAGCTGAGCAAAGTACTTTAAATATCTTTAATTCATATATGTAGCCACTCAATTTTTCAGCACTTTCAGCATGTCGCCAAGGGATCTATTTATGCTGCGACGCTTCTATCACTGACGGCtcgtgcacccagtcgctcattACAAGTTGTAGGCCTCAGCGCCTTCCACAACTTCAGTTGCTTATGAGTAATGAAGCTTTTTCCTAATATTCAGAATTAGTGGATGTCTGAAGCAACCCCGCATGGCCGCAAGTCAATGTCCTGGATGCAGCTGCTTGCCCGCAGTGCGAAAGGGTCCAGCTGTTTGTTTTCGCCTCATAACGCTGCCTATCATATTTGGATAGAGTCGCTGTGTAATCTCCAGGAACCAAAGCCATTCTCTTTGCAAACAGTTAGGCTACTTGAGCACGTCACTTACAAGTAGGGTTTCGACATTTCAGATAAAACCAAAATAAACCGATAAAAGTATGCCGATCTCAGTTTTCGAAAAACGTCAGTATTCTCGGCATGCAAGGCACAGATAGCTGGCTGTTGAATGCGAGTTACACTCTGCCAAAGCTGAAATTAAGTAAgcaggaagccaggggcatgatgcAACAATGACGTTGATCCCTTTCTCCTTGCCCATGGGGGACGAAATTTCCTCAATGCGTTCTGCATAGCAGTGGGTTTGAGACCCCTGCTAGAAGTGAAGGGAGGACAGGAACATAGAATATTTGTTTGTTAGTGGTATCTGACATTGTGCGCTTGTTGTCACaatatgatttatggtttatcagggtttaacatcccaaagcgactcaggctatgagagacgccgtagtgaagggctacggaaatttcgaccacctgggttctttaacgtgcactgacatcgcacagcacacgggcctctagaatttcgcctccatcgaaattcgaccgccgcggccgggatcgaacccgcgtctttcgggccagcagccgagcaccataaccactcagccgacGCGGCGGCTTGTGTTGTCACAATACgtgcagtgcgccctccctgatGTGTTAGCTTGTCCACTCACGCATGTTATATCTATGAGTATCGTAAGTAATCATGGCTGATCAACACTGCACATTTGTTGATCACGTGTTTCTTCTTATGTCTCTGTAGTAGACGAGTACGATAGGCTGACTCAGCAACGTGCGCAGACGGGTGGGAATGACTACCGGAAAGTTGAAGCCGCGCAAGACCTGCAAGCAACGCTCTACCCCGATAGCGACTTGTGATGAAGTGACAAAAGCGGTGTCATCATGAATGCTAGCGACAGTCTGTGGCGGGTTTTCTCCAGAAAAAGCCCTGCCCGACGAAATTGCGAGGGCAAACAGCCTAGCATTTCCTGGTTTCTCCAGTTCTTGTCACGCCCGCCTGCATTCGCGAGGGGTACCCTCAAAGGCAGCTGTAACGCATGCACTAGCGTCACGCGCGCTGCGATAGTTTATAATTTTGCACACCTCCTACAAGCGTAGCAACGCGACTGCTTTCCGAATTTCTTAGTGTGGACAAAAATACTGTTGTCACTTACCAGCCAGTTCTTCTATATCGCCAGGATAATAATCTTCATCACCGCCATCCGGAGCGTCTTTGTCCCGCCAGTAGACCAACTTGTTTTTCGCCAAGTCCTTTGTAGATTTAGGGCAATAATCTTTAATTAGGCTGACTGGCACGACGGCCTTTTCACCGTCTTTATACAGCACGTATGCGAGCAACGGCTCCATAATAAAAAATATTTTCGTAGGCTAACAAAGCAGCGCAGCTAGGGACTCCAAAAATTGCACCTAATACCTAACACAGCTACGATGGCTAGAAGCTTTGGATACTTTTGGCTTGTTATGGCCATGCTTTGAAAAGGCAATTTTTTCTAGCGCGCACGCGGAGCATATTTTAATGAATACTTATAAACTTTACAGTTCTTTTTTGGGTAGAACAAAGCCGACTGCAGGTACCCAGTGGACTTCAAATTGCTACAGTGTTTTGCACAGCGCATTTCGCGGTTGTATCCGGAGGGCGAAAGTCAAGACAATCATGACTTCAAGAGTCAAGACCGGTCAAGACCGATAGAGCAGTGGTCACTTTGTTGTCACCTTTTGCTGCTATTTTGTTCAATTTCTCCCATTAAAGTTTGGTATTTTTTGCCTGTCTGTTTCATTTAGTTTTTGTTAGACTACTATGGATGGGGATGTGACCAAGAAACGACGGAAGCGTTATTTCTACAAAGACGAACCGTTTGTTGTCCCGAAGACCACACTTTACAGGAAGCAGCAAGAAGTGCGGCTTCGCGCTCAGCATTGTGCCTCATCGACGTCAGCTGCCTCAGCTGCCAACGACGGAAATGTCAACGGCGGAGGCGTTGTGGGCGATTTGCTGAATCTTTCAAGTGGCGAGCAACCAGCAGCAGAACAAGCGGCGCAGCCAGCCTCGCCTACTTTGAGTGCCCACGATGAGCAGGCAGGCGGCAGCTCGTATGCCGATGACGAAGATTTGTTCCGAACAGACGACTTTGACCGGCTTGGCGAAACACCCGAAGACAGCAGTTCTATGTCGGGAGAAACCGAAAACGACGACGGCGAACGCGATTTTCTGGCATCGGACTTTGTCGAGCTTGAGGCAGCAATACTTCCGGGCTCCACAACGACAAAGGCAGCCGCGATAATAATGATAATGGCGTTTGTCGTCACTCATGGCCTCACTTGGGAGGCCCTGAATGATCTGCTGCGCCTCATAGATGGTCTGTTTGGCTTTAAAGGTGATGTACTTCCTCGGTCAAAGTTTGTGTTCCGAAAGCTTTGGTCGTCGCGCAAGGAAAGGCTGGTGAAGCGGTTTTTTTATTGTGACACCTGTGGCAGTGTGCTTGTGTCAGTGCCCGGAATGTCATCAATGAGGTGCCCGGACTGCGAGGTTAGCACGGAACTTTGTGTTCTAAAAGCTCGGGgacattttttcatcattttaggTATGAAAGAACAGATGAAATGTTTGCTTGCAAAATCAAAGGCTGCATTGTTTGAAAGACTTGTGAACTTAAAGGCAGTCATTCAGCAAGGAGGAGCCGCACTGTTGCAGGACATCACAAGTGGATCTATGGCCGAGGAGTTGAGGAAGAGCGGCAAAATTGGCTCGATGGATCTTACCATCACTATCAACACAGAAGGAAGCCCCGTATtcaagtcatcgtcatcatctgtgTGGCCAATCCAGTTTTTGATTAACGAGCTGCCACCTTGCGACAGGCTAAAGAACTGCTTGATAGGTGGGCTGTGGTTCGGCCAGCACCCGTACATGAGAACCTTCTTAACCAAATTTGTTGAAGAGATCAATCAGTTTGGCAAGATCACTTGGAAGGCAGGTCATACAGTGCTGTCATCAGGGCTGTACGCACTGTGCTGCTGCGTGGATGCGCCAGCCCGAGCATCTGTGATCAACATGGTCCAGTTTAATGGTCTCTTCGGCTGCCCTTGGTGCTACAATTGTGCCGAGTTTCACGAAGGTATGGTTGATCAAATTTGTCATTGCATCTGGCTGAACACTTGTGCATGTATGTTAACTTAGTGGATATGCTTAATAATTTCATATCTTAATTTTGAACAGCTTGTATTATGCGCTGAAATGCATTTAGGGTGTTCTGTCTGAGCTAGCTATGACCAAAAAATGGATAAGTTGAAGCGGTGTTCAAATACTGCTAAGGAAAAACGTTGCATTTGCAGCGGTCAGTTTGTATCAAAGTTGTCAGTGCACTTTATGAAAGCTCTGGCTGCTGCAAAATTTGCCATTAGAAACATGTGATATAGATGATGTGCCACACTTATCCGTGGCAGCAGATATGAGGTGGAAAGTATTGAAGGCGGGCCTAAAATTCCCCATCTAGACACATCATGCGAATGTCACGTGAGAGACTTATACCCAGCAAGAGTACTGTCATAAGCAAAAGTAAGGGCTTTCAGTCTCCATTCCAAACCAAGCTGCACTGTATACATGTGGGTGCTACCTGACGAAGTGCTCCTAGTGTCAAGATTGGCACACTGCGACGTTTTCAACAATATGAGCGTTTCGTCAGGCAGTGCCAGCATGCAGCGTGGAATATGGTTCGCACCATGGACAGTTGGATCGATTACTTTTGCTCATAATAGTTTAGTGCATAAAACATATGCAGGCATTGCTTAATTCCTGTAGATTCTGCTTTCTGCAGGCAAATAATCGAGCATGCACACTATTTCTCTCCTTTCAACAGGGGCCCAAAGGTACATGAGTGTTACAGTCGGTGAGGAGCGGACCCCAGGGGAGATGTCGAAAGACATGGAGTTTGCGGAGATCAAAGATGCTGTGAATGGGCTTAAAGGGCAGTCACCACTGAATCACCTGAAACACTTTAACATTGTGTTTGGCCACACAGTGGAGTATATGCATTGTGTGCACATTGGGGTCACGAAATGCCTTACTGACCAGTGGTTTGATTCAGCAAACTCTCAGCAACCGTTCTACATTGGTAAGTAGCGGAGAAAGTAAAAAGGCTACACTTCTACACATCAAAGCACTAAGTAACCTTAAAAATTTTTCTATTACTCTGTACTACATTGCTGAAGGGTACATTGACCTAAATTAAGCATAGGAAAAAAGAGATAACAAAGGTTGTTGCTGGCTGGTACTCCTTAACCCTTTCCGTCATACCTCGGGCATCACCCGACAGTGGAGAAGTGTGCGTGTGGTTGGTATAGTCCGGCATGGCTCGGCACAGGGCTTTAAATAAATGTTTATAACCAAGTCATGATGTGGCACTCCCTTTCATTGCGAGGAGCTGGAAAGACCAAAAGAATGCTGACCATTGCAGGAGTCAGTGGGGAAGCTATACCTGACCAGAAAGGGTTAATTAACTGTTGCCGTTTAGTTCAGCTGCTGACATGATGGAGCTTAGCTTTGATGTTCAAGTTGCAGTGCTCATTCAGCTGGCTCCTCAAACAAGGTGTGGTCCTATGTCCTGCTATCAAAATTAGACATGAAAAATAACTAACTTACGAAAAAGCACTAAGGGACTTATGAGCATGAGGAGGTTCATAGTTTCACAAACATAAGAAAGAACAGTCTGCCATGCTTGAGTGCTCAGAAAGTTGGGAAAGCTGCATTTGTGCAGCTCGAAAAAAGGAACCTGGATATGATTTGCATGACAGCCACGCAGTGCCACTGAACGCCAGTAGGGGCTCATATTATTTGCATTGGTTGTAAGCAATCACCAACAGCTTGCAGAATGCAATTTTGGCAAAAATTTCAATTTCTTAGCATCTTCTTTATATCACTTGAAGTTTAACGCTGCACCTTCTAATTTAAACATTTCAGGCTGCATGCAAAAACAGCAGTGCAATTAATTTCTCTATCTGATATTGCATTCCATAAACatcaaaattggcttttgaggaaaggcaatggcgcagaaactatgggagtgaaagaaaggaagaaagagggctcCTAGTGTAGggctggggaataatttcgaccacctggggatctttaacgtgcactgatgtcgcacaacacacgggcgcgtttttgcatttcacctccatcgatgcgaaacgtggccgccgtggttGGATTCGAAcatgggaactccggctcagtagccgagcaccctaaccactgagacaccacggcGGGTCTCCATAAACTTATGACAGTGGATCCAGAAAAAAATCATTTATAGAGCTTGAATTATGAGTCAAAACAAAGTGGTGTCATAATTTTCACCTTGGAATTGTGAGCTGTGCGACATAACATCTTGGTATGTTGTGCCATGCTGGAACGTAACCTAATCCAAAGCCTTTCACGTTGGTTCACTTACGTTCTAATTCTGCATCCCAGCAGCCAGTGCCATCTTCTCAGCCAGTTTGTGTGAATTTGTCTGCAGCATGTGAAGACAAAGGCAGAGATTGTTTGTTCTGTTACCCCTCTCAATGTTTTTTATGCAACGCAAGTGCCTGTCGTCATTTCAATGCCCTTTTTTTTACAAGATGTCCTGCTGCTATGTTGAGATTTAATGCTTAAAAGGGCCCACAAAATTTGTGCATGCAGCTTCAGCTGCTATGGTTAGAAAGGTGCTTTTTAGACTAGAACAGTAAACAGTGATAAGCCATTGCTCTTGTTACGTGCACACCAGCGCCAAGTGCACAACATTTTTATTTGTGCAGGGCGCCCCGTAACCATGGCCAAAGTGGACAGAAGGCTGCTGGCAATAAAGCCACCTCATTCATTCACCCGTCTGCCACGTTCGCTCAAGGACAAGTGCCACTGGAAAGCCAGCGAATGGCGGCATTGGTTGCTTTTTTATGCCCTGCCCTGCTGCTTGGGCATACTACCTCAGCGCTACCTGAACCACTTTGCATTGCTGGTTGAAGCCATATTCACCCTACTGCTGGAAGAGCTGACATTGCAGCAAATAAATCATGCAGATGAGGCCCAGCTGTATAATGCAGTATTAGAAGCTAGGCACCAAAAGTACTTATTGGTAGTTCAGGGAAAAAATGTGGCATCTCAAAGCAAGGAGAGCCTTGTGCTTATGGTCTGCAGGTGTTTGTCATGAACAGTTTATTGTGGTTTGTagtatttgtgctgcttctgatTCTTTTATTATTTGCTCTATAGATTGTGTCATTCTTGAATATTTCACTAAAGTGTTGCCAGTGCAGGATGTACTAATGTAGTCTGATATAGCTTAaggacgaacctgcaaatgagaCTTGATTCAAATTCATGACGACTTGACTGGAAAGGACTCTGCGGTCACTGCATGAAGCGCATGGCAATGTCAACTAGGGATATGCGAGAGAAAACTGCCTACATATCATTGAAGTTATCATCTGATAACGACTGATGGTGGTGATATCTACATTTAATTTTGTGATGTTTTCTAGTTCATAAGATTTCCCATTGCATTTTTATTAGGCTGCTTTAATCTATACAGGCCTACTTCATTTGtcactcagtgtccctttaaaagttgAGTGTTTGCATGTTGTTGCCCACTTGAGGTGTACTGAAAGCTTAATTAAATAGTCTCGTTGctaaaaaaaagtgcatttttgttAGCCATTGAGAGCTACAGCCTCTAgtcttgtgtgtgctgtgcttAGTGGTGGTCTTTCTCTAAGAGTTGATGTGGCAGCACTCTGCAGCTGCTCAGTTTTTTTTAGCAGCATTCAGGATTGTCTatcttagggtgcctcaatgactTGCGCTGCTTTCAGCGTGCAGTCAGTCCAGTCTATTGACCACgatactctacatttcaattacttttctgACAATCAGGATTAGTAGTTtccagctgcagttgcatattctCTAAAGAATGCCATTTAGACAGCTTGTTGTTCACCATGAGAGGTTCCCCTCTCTCTCTGTGTTCTCCTCTCTGTTCATTGTTCTATGGCCATCCATCATTCGTTCACATTCTGCGGACACATTCTGTACACACATTCTGTCCTCGCCAagcatgagccaagtaatgctatgCTTAAAAGGACGTTTAGAAGCTCATGGTTTCATGAGCGCCGCATAGCAGTGGGCTCAATCCTTTTTTTTCCAAAGTTAtctcatgtttgtttttattattaaataCTGTGTTTCTGTTTCAAGCCTGACTCGGCCGTATGAGCTTGCATTTCCTGTAGTATGTTCCCACAGTGTTCAACATCCCTTCTCTGGTTATCAGCTTATTCTAGAAAGTACTTATCAGTTGTCTTCTTGTGGTTCACGTAATTACTTTCTTTATCTGATATTACTAATGGAACGCACCTAAATTACACGTTACATTTTTGGTATCACTAGATATTTTTACAGTGAGATGTTGGTACTATCTTGGTGCAGGCCGCCTACTAGAGGACTTCGTGTCACGGATGCCAGCACTGTATGGAGCGCGGctgatgacattcaacgtccaccAGCTTCTCTACCTGGCGAAGGCTGCTAAGAACTTCGGGCCACTGTGGGCACATTCGGCATTTGTTTTTGAAACCGGGAATGGTAGGGTGCTTAGAGCAATAACATCAGCAAATGGGGCACCTGACCAGGTCATTGAAAGAATGAATATGCTGCAGCAAGTGGATTTGGCTATGGCACTTTGCACTGTTCAGGAGCAAGCCAGAAATTTCATATGCACAATGCTGGGACACCCACTCACTCTGAATGCCACACGTGTGGGTAACTCTTATATGTTTGGAGCTTGTGACCCATTTCCCGTGCtttcaacagaagaaagaaacagcCTTATGTTGAGCTTTGGATCCGTTCCTTCTCTTGAGGAGCATTTTCGGTTTAGTTTCCGCTCCACTGTGCTGCACAGCACAAGGTATGAGAGGGCAAAGAAGAGCAACAGTACAGCTATTTGCACAACAGAGAATGATTTCTTTGTTATAAACCGCATTTTTCAGGTTACCGAAAATGAAACCAGAGAATGCATTTTGTTGTGTACTAGGGTTGTTTGCATGGAAAGCCAGCACAAGCTACCTCCGCACATCATGGAATGCTTTCGATCTCTTTCAGGTGTTATTACTGTATTGAAACTGAAAGATATCCATGCGCCATGTGTGTTGAATGAATTTGCGGAAGAAGAGGGGCTGTACATTTGCAAGCTGCCAAACTTCATTGAGCGTGATTAAAGGCACAGTAATgaagaatctgaactcgtctgtTTACCACGGGAACTTTGtctacacattccgggcattgttaaaaacttcgaattattgtcctgtgcggccgattgccctaattaaattggattaaacgtcctggctcccaccttctttttttcttaactcaacacggcaggtaggaggagtcaaccaaagagtcgggcagtcccatggcggcttgccgctctgtcattggcggagtgacacgtaaatcaaagagtccacatgcatttttatttctatgGCCATAACCTGCGCctgtattgtctgtgactgaagttgtttattcacagaaacttaaaaataagcgaaagtgaa comes from the Amblyomma americanum isolate KBUSLIRL-KWMA chromosome 1, ASM5285725v1, whole genome shotgun sequence genome and includes:
- the LOC144121725 gene encoding uncharacterized protein LOC144121725; its protein translation is MDGDVTKKRRKRYFYKDEPFVVPKTTLYRKQQEVRLRAQHCASSTSAASAANDGNVNGGGVVGDLLNLSSGEQPAAEQAAQPASPTLSAHDEQAGGSSYADDEDLFRTDDFDRLGETPEDSSSMSGETENDDGERDFLASDFVELEAAILPGSTTTKAAAIIMIMAFVVTHGLTWEALNDLLRLIDGLFGFKGDVLPRSKFVFRKLWSSRKERLVKRFFYCDTCGSVLVSVPGMSSMRCPDCEVSTELCVLKARGHFFIILGMKEQMKCLLAKSKAALFERLVNLKAVIQQGGAALLQDITSGSMAEELRKSGKIGSMDLTITINTEGSPVFKSSSSSVWPIQFLINELPPCDRLKNCLIGGLWFGQHPYMRTFLTKFVEEINQFGKITWKAGHTVLSSGLYALCCCVDAPARASVINMVQFNGLFGCPWCYNCAEFHEGAQRYMSVTVGEERTPGEMSKDMEFAEIKDAVNGLKGQSPLNHLKHFNIVFGHTVEYMHCVHIGVTKCLTDQWFDSANSQQPFYIAASAIFSASLCEFVCSM